One segment of Microbacterium arborescens DNA contains the following:
- a CDS encoding ASCH domain-containing protein produces the protein MSEHSGSSRALPLDEAAAAEMWEQYRAAHPEAVRAAPEYTVEHFGDNARLADELLEIVLAGGKRATAELVADFVARGDLIPRLGSHWIACDSTGTPRIVIRTTELRLGPFASADAAFAADEGEDDLSLESWQREHRRYWTRVAAARGAEWSEDEDIVFERFSVVWPPEHAD, from the coding sequence ATGAGCGAACACAGCGGATCCTCTCGCGCCCTGCCCCTCGACGAGGCCGCAGCGGCCGAGATGTGGGAGCAGTATCGGGCCGCGCACCCGGAGGCGGTGCGCGCGGCGCCCGAGTACACCGTCGAGCACTTCGGCGACAACGCACGCCTGGCCGACGAGCTGCTCGAGATCGTTCTCGCGGGCGGCAAGCGTGCCACCGCCGAGCTCGTCGCCGACTTCGTCGCGCGGGGAGATCTCATCCCTCGCCTCGGCTCGCACTGGATCGCGTGCGACAGCACGGGAACCCCGCGCATCGTCATCCGCACCACGGAGTTGCGCCTGGGGCCTTTCGCGAGCGCGGATGCCGCCTTCGCCGCCGACGAGGGCGAGGACGACCTCTCGCTCGAGAGCTGGCAGCGCGAGCACCGACGCTACTGGACCCGCGTCGCGGCGGCCCGCGGAGCCGAGTGGTCGGAGGACGAGGACATCGTCTTCGAGCGCTTCTCGGTCGTGTGGCCGCCCGAGCACGCCGACTGA